A stretch of DNA from Thermanaerosceptrum fracticalcis:
AAAAAATTCTCCTTGACTAATATACCCCCATTAGGTATATTGGTAATAGAGCCAAATACCCAGGGAGGGTATATTGAACGGAGGTGTTGTTTATGTCAAAAGGTTGGCATTGGTTAAAAGCAGGTATGTTAATGGGTATCTTAAACGCGGTTTTATTAATTTTTTATGGTAAACTGTTGGGGGCATCAACGGCATATGTCAGTGTAATAGGAGGACTCTTGCGTTATGTAACACCAAGTTTTGTGGCCCAAAATCCCTATTTTAAGCAGACTCCTCTTGGAATGACATTTGAAGTTGCCCTACTCCTTGGTGTTGTATTGGGGGCACACTTAGCCTTTAGAAGTAACAATCATGTTAAAGAAGAATTTTCTTCTGTTTGGTTCCAACGCTTTGGCCCTAACAAGACCAAAAGGTATATTTTTGCCTTTTTCGGGGGTGTGCTCTTAATTTTCGGAGCACGCCTAGCAGGTGGCTGTACTTCAGGGCATGTATTAAGCGGTTGGTCTCAACTGTCAGTTAGCAGCTTATTGTTTGGTTTGGGTATGTTTGCAGCCGGCCTTCCTACAGCGAGGTTATTATTTAGAAGGCAGAAGCTGAGTTAAGGAGGTATCATAATGATTGAAATAATCATCGCCCTAATAGTGGGAAGTATCTGGGGTTACATTTTATACAAAGCCATGGTATGTGACCACGGCTGTATTATCGGAGGCCTTTCTTTGAAGAATCTGACTATGCTGCTGGTCATCATGACCTCAGTAGTAACAACGGCACTTATCATTTATCCACTAAGTGCAGTAGGTATTGTTAAGCTTATACCTAAACCTACCTATGTTTTAGGTAATGTCTTAGGTGGGGCTATCTTGGGGATAGGAATGGCTCTTGCCGGCTACTGTCCCGGCACCGCAATTGCTAGTTTAGGTTCCGGTAAGATAGATGCATTGGTAACAATTATGGGAGGTTTAGCGGGGGCAGTATTATATGCTGTTATGTTCCCTGTGCTTAAACCTTATCTGGTTGATCCTCTTTCTTACGGCAAGATTACCTTACCAGATCTATTGGCTGTAAAAATGGGGATCCCCACACTGCTTTCTGCATTTATCCTGATTGGATTATTTATTGTAGCTATTGTTTATATGGCCAAATTACAAGGTAAACTCATTCATGCCCCCCTGGATAAAGTAAGTAAAAAAGGAGAAACTTTATCTAAACGATTGGTAGGAACTAATCAATAGTTCTTTTTAAAGACGGTTGTCTAGAATATGCCACCTTTAAAGGATTACATGAAAGAGAAGAAGTTTTGCTCAATAGATATGGGGAGCGTTGGCTCCCCATTATCTTTATGGAATTGGATTTTTATTATATTTGCGTTAATGCTGGCTTTGTTTCGCCATGTTTACTATGGACTCAGCTAAAACTTCCATGGGATCCAGCAGCGGTACGGGAAAATCCTCTGGCTTTAAAACCAGGGGGATTTCTGTACAACCAGCTATTAGAGCTTGACTCCCTCTTTCGATTAATTCAAATCCGGCCTGTACCAGTAAGCATTTGGGATAAATGCCTGTATTGCCATTTTTGATGCCATTGATACCATAAATAGCTTTCATGATCTTTTCCTGGCTAGAATCATCAGGGTAAATAATCGTGTAAGATGAGAGATGTTTGTCGTACAATTTGGATTTTACAGTACCAGTAGTGGCGAGGACTCCGATTTTTTCCACGTGAGGATAAGATGTTTTAATTCTTTTATTCAGTTCTTCCAGGGCATTGACTAGAGGAAACGGCAATTCTTTTTGCACTTCATCGAAGAAATAATGTGCGGTTATACAGGGTATTGCCCCTATGTTAACCCCTAATGAGGCCAGATTTTTACCAGTTCTAACCATTGTTTCCACAGGGCTGGGTCCGTGGCCTAATATGGCTGATGTTCTATCTGGAATTTTGGGGTTTGAATCAATGATAATCCTCAAGTGATCCTGGTCTTTTTCAACTGGAGTGGCTTTGATAATCTTTAAAAAGAAATTTGCAGTAGCTTCAGGCCCCATACCGCCTAAAATACCGATTATTTTTTCGCTCATAATACTCACCCACAATGCTTATTATGGAGTCGTGGAAAGTAATTATTTTCCTTATTTCTTGACTCTATGTAAACGTCAATATCAAATGTACCAAAAACGCTAATATTTTTTGTACCACTTTGAGCTAATTTCTACCAATAAAATTCCCAGTAATTAATTTCCAAAAATGGTTCTTCGATTTTCTAGTCTGTAGCTTGGGCCATCCAGGGTAAATATCTCACACTGGTGGGCCAGACGGTCGAGGATTGCGGCGGTTATCATACTGTCACCTATGAACTCACTCCATTCCTCGAAGCTTTTGTTACTGGTCAAGATGATAGATGTTTTTAGATACAGTAAATTCACTAATTCATATAGCTTGTTCGCGTCCTGTTTAGAGATGGGCAAGAAGCCCACCTCGTCCAGGATGACCAGATCACTGTTCTTTATGGCCTTGACCCTTCTTGCGGCCCTAGGGCTGATTTCCGAAGTCTTTAGAATCCGCATCAACTCGTCAAGACTGATGAATGATACGTGATATCCGGCCTCTACCGCCTTCAACCCGAGTCCGATTGAAAGCCTCGTTTTGCCGAGCCCGGTAGGACCCAGGAACATGATGTTATAAGCCTTCTCCAGCCAGGCCAATTCAGCCAGTTGTTTGATGTGAGCTTTGCTTATCCCTGTAAAACCCTTACGGTTAAAATCAAAGCTGTCTAATCCTTCTACATAGGGGAAACAAGCAGCTTTCAGCCTTTTTGCTTTTCCTTTGGCGTTTCTGCCGTCAATTTCAAGGTTTAATAACTTATCCAATACATCAAGCGGTGTCTTGTTGGCCAAGGCCGCCTCCGCAACAACCGTCTCGAGACTGTGGGAAGCTTCGATAAGGTTCAGTTGTTTCAGCTTGGACGCCACAACAGTTAATTCAGCCATGTTCCGGCGCCCCCTTTCAGGCAGTTGATCATATCCTGCAGATTTCTTTTGGCCACTTTAAGGCTGGATAAGCTTGAATTGTTTGTGGTATGAATATCCGAGGGGACCGGCTTGTTCTCTGTTTCCTTTATGCCCTGGCTAAAATGGATGACCGCATCCCGAAAATCAACCGCACTGTTAAGTTCATTTGTCAGGCAATACTGAAGGGCCGCGTCCACAGCCTCGCTGCTGTATTGACTGATGGTCTTTTCGATTAACTGGAACTGATCCCTGACATATCTTTTCTTCCCTGCATGTATCCGGTCAAGATACTTTTCAGCTGTAGCAGGGTCTAAAAATCTGGCTTTTAAAGCCTCTTTCATGCCGGCAATCTTAATGTTCTTGTTTCTGATATGATTGTTGTTTTGGATTAATTTACCCTTTTCCAAGCATATCTTGTGCCTGGCCAGCAGTATATCGCAAAAACCGGCATATATAAGCAGTTCATCTTCCTGAATCTGCAATTGGACATCTTCATAAACTCCAAAACTTCCGGTGGGTACGGTATATCTGCTGCCCTCATACATGACGGTGTTGTCTTTTCTGATTTTTCGCAGTAATATATTACTATCAGGATTTTCTATTTTGTATGATACCGGAGTGAGGTAGCCACGTTCTATTTCAAACACCTCAGCCGGTATTTTCTTTGTAATTGAGTGTTTTTTGGCGTTACCGGTTCTGTGAAGCCATTTTTCAAATTCCTCATCCCATATCCATTGTTCGGAATATTGCCGATATCTTGCGAAATTGTACTTAAAGAATTTTACCACAGCTTCAATCCGGCCCTTACTTGGCGGATCGCCTTTCCGGCAGAGGTAGATATTCAGCTTCTCGTTTTGTCTGAACGCTTCAAACTCTTTTGTATAAAGTATATCGCCATAATTTTCATCCACTGCAATCAGCCTGTCCTGGTCAAATACCAGTTCTTTAGGCTTGCCGCCCATCCATTCAAAACAGCATTTAATGGCGTTTACCATATCCATAGCATCCGGTGGTTTTGAAAACCATACCCCGTACTTATATCTTGAAGTTGAAAGCACAAACCCAATACAGTAAAGTTTCTGATATCGCCTTGTCCGAACATTTTCGACTGATATGGTCCCAATATCAACCTGCATCTGCAATCCCATCGGAGGATCCAGGACTGCTTCATAGTTGCGGTCATCACCTTCCGGCTTGATATTGTAATCTATCCGTAACATTCGGACATATCTTCTGACACTGTTTTCTGCCAGAGTCGGGTTGTACTTTTCTTTTAACCAATCATAAATTTGGGCAGCGGTTATTTCACGATAAGTCCGCAACCATGAGATAATCAACTCTTTGTGTTGCTCAAGGCTGGATTTCTTAGCCGGTTCGAGGATTGTCTCCTGAAACTCATCAGGTGTCATATCCCAGTATTTCTTAACAGTATTACGATGAATCTGTAGCATTTTTGCCACCTTACGTTGTTTAAAACCTTCACTTTTCATTACCTGAATTTTACTGTACATGTGCCACCTCTTAATCATTTTTCGCCTCCCATAATATTACTTTTTTGGTTCCGCACCAATTAAGATAATACCATGAAAAGCCATAATATTTGCCATTACTGGCTTATTTTAGTGGCACACTTTTCATTAGCGTTTTTGGTACACTTTATTTTAGCATTTACACTCTATCATATACGAGACCGTAAACCTTGAGAAATAATGTTTGCTGATTAATTAATTAATAAATTCTATAATTTCAACTGAAAAAGCGAAAAAATAAACACAAGCAACGTAACTATCCCTCAATTTGCTTGTGTTTACGCTTTAAAGTAAATAATTTGGAATTTACCTTCAATTACTTTTTTTAAATTTTTTAGAATCGATAAATGCTTTTAATTTACTGTCTGCGGTCGGCAATTCTGAAAGAATTTCTAAAAACTTATATATAGATGGTGAGAAGACTGCGTTTCTCTTAAATAAAACATATATATCCAGGAATAATGGTGGTGTGTTTGTTATCTGGACAAGTGTACCATCCGCAATTTCTTCTTTAATGAGAGAAAAAGGTAAAATAGATATTCCGAGGCCATTTAATACTGCTTGTTTGACGGCCTGTGTATCACTGTATTCAATTGTTGAATTACAGCCAACTTCCTTAAAGAGATTGTTAAACTTGCTGCGAAAAACTGTATCCGTTGTATAGTTTATAAATGGATAATCACTGATGCAGTTTGAGGATTTATGTTTTGCCAAAAGATCATGATGCCCGGCCCAGATAACTTCTTCCGTAGTAATTTTGAATTGCTCAAATTGTTCGTGGGATATTTTATCATGGACCAGGCCAATATAAAACTGGTTTTCCAGCAGCCCGTTGAGCGTCTCTTTAGTACTCATGAAGAGACGGACACATACACTTCCATCAGGTACACGGCTCTGGTATTTCTTGAGAATTGGCGGGAGGAGATAGTTAATAATATGGGTGGATACGCCTAAAGTAAGAGCAGCGCTTTTTTTCCGGTAACTTGCCAAGGCCATCTGAGCTTCATTATATATGGCCAGCATGTGTTCGGCATATTTATATAGCTCGTTCCCGGCTTCGGTAATGATTAACTTCTTGCCCTGTCTTTCAAACAATAAAACTCCGAATATTTCTTCCAGGTTTTGTATTTGAGCCGTAATAGTTGGTTGGGAAAAATTCAGCTTTTCTGCAGCCTGAGTTATGTTTTGCAGTTGAGCAACCAGTAAAAACGTTTTTAGCAGGCGAGTATCCATGTACTCAACTCCATTCCCAGCTTAAGGATGTCCTCTGAGTATGAGTATATAAGAAAGTATGGTTCTGAATGTTATTAACTAAAACAAATAAATAAATCTAATTAACTCATTATTAACGTCTATTTTACCAGAGTAAATGTAGCAGATATGATTAAAATTGTTGCTATAAGTGATGGATCCGGCGGGTTATATAAAAAGGATGGCATAGATGTAGACTCAGCCATCAAATATATGGAAAAACACAGGACTTTAAGGGGATATGATGAGGAGGGCATAACTTCTATCACAACAGCAATTACTGACCCTGGATGTCCAAGGCTAAGAAAATCAGGGGCATTTTCCAATAAAGTTAATTATAAGATTAATGTATCTTACCAGTAGAATCAAGACTTTTTAACTGGTAAGAATACTATTGTTAATTCAGGTCATGGCAGTAGCTAAGAGGTGTTGTCGCAAAAAGTCATTGTTATATATATATCTGCGGAATTCCTACTTATAAATAGCGGGACTGGCTAAAAGAATAAAAGAAGTGCTGTAGACCTTTTACATTATGTGAAAGACAATAAAAGATTTCTATATAGTAATAAATATCATCTATTTCGATTTATTTAAATCACCTGATAATATTAAATTAGCAAAAATTATCAAAACAATTCGAATTAACCGAGCTTTAAAGATTAAATTGGTGCAACCTACGTACTGGTTTCCATCGGTACAGCAGGGGTCCCGGGTGCTGCTGTAACGAATTAATGCTATACCCATTTTTTGATAAGGAGGATTTTTAAGTGAAATTAACTACAAAAATTTTTATCGGTCTCCTTCTTGGTGTAATAGTGGGGCTTGTTTTCAGCAGTTCAACAGCATTTATCAATACCTGGATTAAACCCTTTGGTATCCTTTTCATTAATCTGATTAAGATGATCATTGTACCTATTGTCTTTGCTTCTTTAATTGTAGGATCTGCTTCAGTAGGAGATGTTAGAAAGCTAAGCAGGATGGGCGGCAAGACCTTAAGTTATTATCTGGTTACCACTGCCCTGGCTGTTACTATCGGTTTAATCATTGCCAACATTATTAATCCCGGCATGGGCTTAACCCTTCCAGCCAACGCTAAATACGCCGGGAAGGAAGCTATGCCCATATCCCAGGTGCTGCTGGACATCTTTCCCACTAATCCCGTCAAAGCCCTGGTAGATGCTAATATGCTGCAGATCATCGTATTTGCAATCTTTGGTGGCATTGGTATTACCCTCGTGGGGGAAAGGGGCAAGCCGGTGTTAAGTTTCTTCGACGGTTTTGCCGAAATAATGTACAAGATTACAGCCATAATCATGGAATTTGCTCCTTACGGCGTGTTTGCATTGATCACGCCCGTGGTGGCCGCTAACGGACCCAAGGTACTGCTCCCGCTGGCTGCAGTAATTACCGCTGTTTATCTGGCATGTATCTTGCATGCTGTAATTGTTTATTCAATTGTTGTGAAAATGCTGGCAGGCATGAGCCCCTTTAAGTTTTTTAAGGGTTTCTCGCCGGCTATGCTGATAGCCTTTTCTACATGCAGTAGTTCTGCTACCTTGCCTGTTTCCATGAAGTCCGTTGAAGAGAATCTTGGCGTCAGCAAGGAAGTTTCCAGTTTTGTCATGCCTTTGGGTGCGACTATTAACATGGATGGGACGGCCATTTACCAGGGTGTGTGTGCAGTCTTTGTAGCCCAGGTCTTTGGTATGGACCTGACTATTGGCCAGATGTTCACCGTTATCCTAACAGCAACCCTTGCTTCTATAGGTACAGCAGGAGTACCCGGGGCAGGTCTGATCATGTTAACCATGGTTCTTCAGTCTATCGGCTTGCCCCTGGAAGGGATTGCTCTTATTGCCGGAATTGACAGGATCCTGGATATGATCAGGACCACTGTCAATGTGACGGGCGACGCCAGTGCGGCTGTCATTATTAACCGCAGTGAAAGCAAGTACTTGAGCCAGGTCGAGAAGGTAACCGCTTAAAAATACATGCAAGTTTGTTAATTGAGAAAAATATGACTGCACACCAACAGAGGGGCCAAGCTGCTGACAAATATCGTCCCTGTGACTTTCTCGGGAAGCAGGAGTGGTCCAATACATGGGCTTCGGTAAAGCTTTAAACCATGTGCAGGATTTAAAGAAAATATACACAAACAGCAGACGCCGCCCGTTTGCTGTTTTTTTTTTATGCTCTAATTTAGTTATTAGTGTATTATGGACCATTGTTTATCTAAGTAAAAATTAATCTCCTTAAAACCCAGGGGAATGTCAGCGACCTCGGCCGTGAAGGGGTCTAAGGCGAACAAATCACTTTTATCAACTTGGTGGATGCTGGTTTTCCCCAGGGCTCTGACTGCTTCTTTTATTTCTTCATTACAGGCTTCAAGAAAATTAGCTAAGTTTTTTGCTCCCTTATTTACATTTAGTTTATGTTGAAACTTGCCTTTGTAAAAAACTACTCCTGTAGGAGGTTCCCAAGGTATGGATTTTAAGACTTGGGTATGACTCATGGCAAATAAAGCAATACTGCCAATATATACGGCATCCGCCCCCAGGGCTATAGCCTTAAGAAAATTACCCGGTGTCGCTAGGCCTCCTGCCATAATTAAACTAACTTTATCTTTAAGTCCATGTTTTTGAAAATAATTGGTGGCTCTAGTTAAAGCAAATAAGGTAGGTAAACCGAAGTCGTCCTGTAGTACAGGGGCTGTGCCTTTAGTGGCTGCTTCACTACCATCAAGTGCAATAACATCAATTCCTGCTTCTAAGGCAATTTCTAAATCTTCCTCTATGTATTTACTTGCTGCTAATTTTACGCCTATAGGAACACCTTCGGTGACCTCCCTTAAATATTTTACTAAGTGATATAAATAGTTTGGTTCTTTGATTCCGGGAAAATTAGCATGAATTATTGCCCGCTCGCCCCAACGCAAACCCAGCATTCTTTTAATTTTCCAATTAATTTGTTTATCTTCAATCTTGTGACCTACTCCAGCCCTTGCTCCCTGTCCAAGATGAATCTCAATCATATCAGCTTGTTTTAAAATTTTTTCAGATTTACTCCATTTACCCCTGTTATATTGGAGAATAAGCTTGGCTGCCGCTTTTCTTTCCGCAGGTAAAAAAGCGCCTTCACCGGTATTCGTAGCTGTACCGGCTATTGTACTTCCTTTGGCCAATGCTATTTTGGCTTTTGCCGACAAGGCCAGACCATAGGCCATGCCTGAAATAATAATGGGCATTTCTATTTTTAAAGGTTTTTTAGCACTGGGGCCGATAACCACCCTGGTGTCTATGTCGGTTCCTTCATCAGTTGGTAACCTGTGTAATTGGGCACAATTAAACATAATACCATCTAAATTGGGAAATGTTTTAGGACTTCCTAAAGGGCGATTAATCATTTTACCTTTCTGGGCCCTGAGATTAGTCTCGACAATGGTTTGGAGCCCAACTTTCCGGGATGCAGAAACAAATTCCCATAAATTTTCAGAATAAGAGTCCACCATTAATCTTTGAATAAAACTATTACTGACTTTTTTAATCGCCCTTCTACCAAGCCAAATAGTACCTAATGCACCTAAAATGCCTAAAGGGGTGGAAAATAATAATTTTCTGAGCCAATCATTATTTTTAGTCATATCCAACTTCCTTTGCTTGATGTTTACATTTATTTTTTCAATAAACTGCCCTTTCTATAAGTGTCCAGGGCCGGAGTTCGGCAGTTGATAGGCAAAAATGGGCCTTTTTCAAAACCCCGATCCTTATATATCAAGGCTTTCGGGATTCGGAAACTCGGGAAAATGCTCAAAATCATAGGCACACGTTTTGCCTTGTTGAGTACGTGTCAACTCAAATAAAAATCTAACCCAAAAGAATGAGTCAGGGGAATGAGTCAGGGGGACGGTTCCGGTGACTTGTTATGCGGGAGCGGGAAGGTATCTAGGTGCTGGCAGGGCTTTAGGAGGTATTTTGCTCTCGAATATAGGAAAGAACGGAAAACATATACAGGCGTAGCGATTAATAATAATAACAGTAAAATGAATAAGGAAAACAGAAGCTGTAAGTTTTAGTCTTACGGCTTCTGTTTTGGACTGGGTCATAATACTCCCGATAAGAAGGAGAAGGATATTTTATTTATTTGTTGAATAATGTCCTCGTAAGCAGTTTCTTTTAAAAAATGGAAAAAGTAATGCTGGCAAGGCATATATATTGCGGAAGAAGAATAAACACATACATATATTTCAGAATATTATATAAAATATTCAAGAAATAGAACGGAGGTGTACTTAAAATGAAATTACAATCCAATTCACAAGTATCGCCCTACAATACACAATCTATTTACGATAAGCTAATCGTTGATTCATGGAATAGGAGTTATGCGGCTAAAGTTGATCAAGCTGATGGTTGTTGTAACAATGTCTTGACTGCTCAGGATATCAAACAAGTTTTGGATAATAATTATGAGTTGATGCAAATAGCAAAACCACTTATGGAGAATATGTATGAGGTCATTAAGAATTCCGGTTTTATACTGGTATTAACTGATGAAAGTGGCCGTATAATTGAAAGTTTTGGAGACAGGGAAATTATTTATGATGCAAAGAAACTCAATTTTATACAAGGGGCCAGTTGGCTGGAAAATGAAGTAGGCACCAATGCCATCGGCACGGCATTGGTTATAGGGAAATCTATTCAGATTACAGGGGCAAAACATTACTGTAGAAAACATCATACATGGACCTGTTCTGCTGCGCCTATTTATAATAAAAACGGTCAAATTATGGGTGTAATAAATATTTCGGGGCATGCAAGCAGTGAACATCCCCATACCTTAGGGATGGTTACATCTCTGGCCAAAACAATTACTGTCCAATTTACTATTAAGCAAATGAACCAGGACTTATTGGCATCTCATAATAAATTAGCCAAAGTGTTTGATAAAATTTCTGATGGCTTGATAGAGATAGATAAAAATAACCGTATTATTAATATAAATCCTGTTGTAAGGAATATTTTGGGAAAGTCTGAACATGAAATAATGGGCAGGTGTGTTGCCGAAATTTTGGATGCTAATTTATTGTTTAATGATAACTCGAAAAATGATAAATATATAAACGAATCCATCCTGAAAAACGAAGTTTTGGGAGATAAATACCTAATTCTTGGTGAACAAATATTTGACAGAAGTGGTAAGAAAAACGGCGGATTAATTATTTTAAAAAAATTAAATGAGACCAGAAAATTGGTTAATAGTTTTAGCAATGAAATAAATTTATTTAATTTCGAAGATGTAATTGGCAACAGTGATCTCATGACGGAAGCTAAACGCAAGGCATCCCTGGCTGCCGAAAGTATGGTCAATGTGATACTACAGGGTGAGAGCGGTACTGGGAAGGAACTCTTTGCCCAATCTATTCATAGTAAAAGTTGGCGGAGAAAAGGTCCATTTATTGCTATAAACTGCGGTGCCATACCAAGGGATTTGATTGTCAGTGAATTATTTGGCTACGATGAGGGAGCTTTTACTGGTGCAAGAAAAGGGGGAAAACCCGGCAAATTTGAAGAGGCCAACGGGGGGACTCTTTTCCTGGATGAAATCGGAGAATTGCCTCTTGAACAGCAGGTGGCACTGTTGAGAGTTCTTCAGGAAAGAAAAGTCAGCCGCCTTGGGAGTCACAAGTTAATACCATTGGATGTTCGTATTATTTGTGCAACAAATAAAAATCTTGTGGAAGAAGTAGCAAAAGGAAAATTCAGACAGGATCTTTACTATCGCCTCAATGTTTTATGCATTAATATTCCACCCCTTAGGAGCCGCCGGGAAGATATTGTGCCGCTCTTTCAACACTTTTTAAAGAAACACGAAGATCAGTTGGGGAAAAAATTTATGTTTGAACCGGAAGTTTTAAGATGTTTGGAGCGTTATGACTGGCCCGGAAATGTCCGGGAATTACAAAATATCGTTGAAAGGATGGTCTGTTTGGCTCAGGATGGCATTATCAGTCTATCCGGACTGCCTGCGGAAATGATACCTGGACAGGGGACAGAATTACAACCGGAATCTTTGTTCACTAACAGGTTTGATCACATTTCCCACAACAGAGAGGAGAGAAAACTTATGGCTGCGGAAAATGAGCGGCGGGAAATCATCTTCCTTTTAAATAAAAACGGGGGTAATGTCAGCCTTACCGCCAGAGATATGGGGGTATCACGGAATACCATATACCGTAAAATGCGTGCATATGGGATAAAAAACTAACTATACACTTACTGTACATATGTAGCAAAAGTGTCATCAGATGTAATCACCGTGGGACACTTTTGTTACATCATGAGTGTAATTAAACACAACATGGTTTTAAAAAACAGCCACCTTGCCGCTTATAGGCGGGGTGGCTGTTTTAGCTTTTTAAAGGGGTTGGCACGATACTTGCTATATGTTCGGTTATAAAAGCAGTTAAACAGAGAGCTCTTTTTCCGAGGCAACCTGTTATGAAAGGAGGTGATATGATGGGGCGCAAGCGATTCATTATCGAAATAGGCAGTGGTGCTGATCTCCATGGAGAAGATGTCACCAAGGCAGCGCAGAGAGCTGTAAAAGATGCCATATCCCGGAGCTGCCTGTGTGGCCTCTCGGATATTTTTGGCATCAGTGATCCTAACGAGATGTATATTGAGGCAAGAATCGGCTGTCCATATCCCGAAAGACTGGACAAAGAAGAAGTGATTAAAATGATACCTTTTGGCTCTGTTAACTTGGAAGTGGTGCCTGGGGGCTTAACAGTACCCGGATTAAAACTCCCCATGCTGGGGGAGGGTGAGCAAATTGTGATAGTGGTAGCGGCCCTTA
This window harbors:
- a CDS encoding sigma-54-dependent Fis family transcriptional regulator; protein product: MKLQSNSQVSPYNTQSIYDKLIVDSWNRSYAAKVDQADGCCNNVLTAQDIKQVLDNNYELMQIAKPLMENMYEVIKNSGFILVLTDESGRIIESFGDREIIYDAKKLNFIQGASWLENEVGTNAIGTALVIGKSIQITGAKHYCRKHHTWTCSAAPIYNKNGQIMGVINISGHASSEHPHTLGMVTSLAKTITVQFTIKQMNQDLLASHNKLAKVFDKISDGLIEIDKNNRIININPVVRNILGKSEHEIMGRCVAEILDANLLFNDNSKNDKYINESILKNEVLGDKYLILGEQIFDRSGKKNGGLIILKKLNETRKLVNSFSNEINLFNFEDVIGNSDLMTEAKRKASLAAESMVNVILQGESGTGKELFAQSIHSKSWRRKGPFIAINCGAIPRDLIVSELFGYDEGAFTGARKGGKPGKFEEANGGTLFLDEIGELPLEQQVALLRVLQERKVSRLGSHKLIPLDVRIICATNKNLVEEVAKGKFRQDLYYRLNVLCINIPPLRSRREDIVPLFQHFLKKHEDQLGKKFMFEPEVLRCLERYDWPGNVRELQNIVERMVCLAQDGIISLSGLPAEMIPGQGTELQPESLFTNRFDHISHNREERKLMAAENERREIIFLLNKNGGNVSLTARDMGVSRNTIYRKMRAYGIKN
- a CDS encoding Lin0512 family protein; the encoded protein is MMGRKRFIIEIGSGADLHGEDVTKAAQRAVKDAISRSCLCGLSDIFGISDPNEMYIEARIGCPYPERLDKEEVIKMIPFGSVNLEVVPGGLTVPGLKLPMLGEGEQIVIVVAALTVFIDI